A single genomic interval of Oryza sativa Japonica Group chromosome 7, ASM3414082v1 harbors:
- the LOC4342685 gene encoding aminopeptidase P2 isoform X2, whose amino-acid sequence MAIEAARLSPSLAAAAILGRRGAPPAALPLRRALPLLLPPRRRRLCFLAAAGGDGRAVALPSSELRKRRGGASSSSSAAPGGGEDEKLRSLRRLLARPDVAIDAYIVPSQDAHQSEFIAECFMRRAYLTGFTGSAGTAVVTKDKAALWTDGRYFLQAEKELSHDWTLMRSGNQGVPTTSEWLNEVLPSGCRVGIDPFLFSFDAAEELKDAISEKNHELVLIKDLNLVDEIWGESRPEPPKEQTRVHGIKYAGVDVPSKLSFVRSQLAENGCNAVVISLLDEVAWLLNMRGSDVPNSPVFYSYLIVEDTAATLFVDNNKVSEDVLEHLEKAGVKLKPYEAILSDVERLAENGAKLWLDSSSINAAIVNVFRSSCERYVKKRGKAGRQIGKESSQGDPATGSSGVQNGTVNALYKVSPATLAKAVKNEAEVEGMKSSHLRDAAALAEFWCWLEGQVRESVPLTEVQVAEKLLEFRQKQDGFIDTSFDTISGYGANGAIIHYRPTPESCSSVGSDNLFLLDSGAQYIDGTTDITRTVHFGEPTPRQKECFTRVLQGHIALDQAVFPERTPGFVLDVLARSSLWKIGLDYRHGTGHGVGAALNVHEGPQSISYRYGNLTALQKGMIVSNEPGYYEDNSFGIRIENLLLVKEVNLPNSFGGVSYLGFEKLTFVPIQSKLVDLSLLSPSEINWINEYHDEVWEKVSPLLSGHSLDWLRKNTRPL is encoded by the exons ATGGCGATCGAAGCCGCGCGCCTCTCcccgtccctcgccgccgccgccatcctcggccgccgcggcgctcctcccgccgccctccccctccgccgcgccctcccgctCCTgctccccccgcgccgccgccgcctctgcttcctcgccgccgcgggcggggacggccgcgccgtcgccctcccctCGTCGGAGCTCCGCAAGCGCCGGGGCGGCgcatcatcctcctcctccgctgctcCTGGTGGTGGTGAGGACGAGAAGCTCCgctcgctccgccgcctcctcgcgcggCCCGACGTCGCCATCGACGCCTACATCGTCCCCTCCCAGGACGCCCACCAG AGCGAGTTCATCGCAGAATGCTTCATGAGGCGTGCTTACCTGACTGGGTTCACTGGTAGTGCTGGTACGGCTGTGGTCACAAAAGATAAAGCTGCTCTCTGGACTGATGGCCGGTACTTTCTCCAG GCTGAGAAAGAACTGAGCCATGATTGGACACTCATGCGCAGTGGAAATCAAGGTGTTCCTACCACTAGCGAATGGTTGAACGAGGTGTTACCATCTGGTTGCCGAGTTGGCATTGACCCG TTTCTTTTCTCATTTGATGCAGCTGAAGAACTAAAAGATGCTATTTCCGAGAAGAACCATGAGTTAGTTTTGATCAAGGATTTGAATCTAGTTGATGAAATATGGGGAGAATCAAGGCCAGAGCCCCCAAAAGAACAAACTAGAGTGCATGGAATCAAATATGCTGGCGTTGACGTGCCATCAAAATTGTCCTTTGTTAGATCACAGCTTGCTGAAAATGGGTGTAATGCTGTGGTCATTTCGTTGCTTGATGAAGTTGCATGGTTGTTAAACATG AGAGGAAGTGATGTTCCAAATTCACCTGTATTTTATAGCTACCTTATTGTGGAGGATACCGCTGCTACATTATTTGTGGATAACAACAAAGTATCTGAAGATGTTTTAGAGCACCTCGAAAAGGCTGGAGTAAAACTAAAACCATATGAAGCGATTTTGTCCGATGTTGAGAG aTTGGCAGAGAATGGTGCAAAGCTTTGGCTGGATTCTTCAAGTATAAATGCTGCCATAGTTAATGTGTTTAGATCAAGCTGTGAGAGATACgtgaaaaagagaggaaaagcaGGGAGACAAATTGGAAAAGAATCATCTCAAGGTGACCCAGCTACTGGAAGCTCTGGTGTTCAGAATGGAACTGTAAATGCTCTATACAAAGTTTCACCAGCCACCCTAGCCAAAGCAGTTAAGAATGAAGCAGAAGTTGAGGGTATGAAGAGTTCACACCTAAG AGATGCTGCTGCTTTAGCAGAATTCTGGTGCTGGCTAGAAGGGCAAGTTCGTGAAAGTGTACCACTTACAGAAGTGCAAGTTGCTGAAAAGCTTCTTGAATTTCGTCAAAAGCAAGATGGCTTTATAGATACAAGCTTTGACACTATCAGTG GTTATGGTGCAAATGGTGCTATAATACACTACAGACCAACTCCAGAGAGCTGCAGCTCTGTCGGAAGCGACAATCTCTTTCTGTTAGATAGTGGTGCTCAATATATTGATGGAACTACTGACATAACAAGGACTGTTCACTTTGGTGAGCCAACCCCAAGGCAAAAGGAATGCTTCACAAGGGTTTTGCAG GGACATATAGCTCTCGATCAGGCGGTATTTCCAGAGAGAACTCCTGGCTTTGTATTAGATGTTCTTGCACGCTCTTCTCTGTGGAAGATTGGGCTGGATTACAGACATG GCACAGGTCATGGAGTTGGAGCTGCACTAAATGTCCATGAGGGCCCTCAGAGCATAAGCTATCGATATGGAAATTTGACAGCTTTACAGAAGGGCATGATCGTAAGCAATGAGCCTGGTTATTACGAAGACAATTCCTTTGGCATTCGTATAGAG AATCTTCTTCTGGTCAAAGAGGTTAATTTGCCAAATTCGTTTGGTGGCGTCTCGTACCTTGGTTTTGAAAAATTAACTTTTGTTCCAATTCAG AGCAAGCTTGTTGATTTGTCCTTACTATCACCTTCGGAGATCAATTGGATCAATGAATACCATGACGAAGTCTGGGAAAAG GTTTCCCCTTTGTTGAGTGGCCATTCTCTCGACTGGCTCCGGAAGAACACAAGACCTCTTTAG
- the LOC4342685 gene encoding aminopeptidase P2 isoform X3, with product MRRAYLTGFTGSAGTAVVTKDKAALWTDGRYFLQAEKELSHDWTLMRSGNQGVPTTSEWLNEVLPSGCRVGIDPFLFSFDAAEELKDAISEKNHELVLIKDLNLVDEIWGESRPEPPKEQTRVHGIKYAGVDVPSKLSFVRSQLAENGCNAVVISLLDEVAWLLNMRGSDVPNSPVFYSYLIVEDTAATLFVDNNKVSEDVLEHLEKAGVKLKPYEAILSDVERLAENGAKLWLDSSSINAAIVNVFRSSCERYVKKRGKAGRQIGKESSQGDPATGSSGVQNGTVNALYKVSPATLAKAVKNEAEVEGMKSSHLRDAAALAEFWCWLEGQVRESVPLTEVQVAEKLLEFRQKQDGFIDTSFDTISGYGANGAIIHYRPTPESCSSVGSDNLFLLDSGAQYIDGTTDITRTVHFGEPTPRQKECFTRVLQGHIALDQAVFPERTPGFVLDVLARSSLWKIGLDYRHGTGHGVGAALNVHEGPQSISYRYGNLTALQKGMIVSNEPGYYEDNSFGIRIENLLLVKEVNLPNSFGGVSYLGFEKLTFVPIQSKLVDLSLLSPSEINWINEYHDEVWEKTDSYMLDTETYICTYIGTEVVFTRMRIVDCFLGSKIIPRIHHSKII from the exons ATGAGGCGTGCTTACCTGACTGGGTTCACTGGTAGTGCTGGTACGGCTGTGGTCACAAAAGATAAAGCTGCTCTCTGGACTGATGGCCGGTACTTTCTCCAG GCTGAGAAAGAACTGAGCCATGATTGGACACTCATGCGCAGTGGAAATCAAGGTGTTCCTACCACTAGCGAATGGTTGAACGAGGTGTTACCATCTGGTTGCCGAGTTGGCATTGACCCG TTTCTTTTCTCATTTGATGCAGCTGAAGAACTAAAAGATGCTATTTCCGAGAAGAACCATGAGTTAGTTTTGATCAAGGATTTGAATCTAGTTGATGAAATATGGGGAGAATCAAGGCCAGAGCCCCCAAAAGAACAAACTAGAGTGCATGGAATCAAATATGCTGGCGTTGACGTGCCATCAAAATTGTCCTTTGTTAGATCACAGCTTGCTGAAAATGGGTGTAATGCTGTGGTCATTTCGTTGCTTGATGAAGTTGCATGGTTGTTAAACATG AGAGGAAGTGATGTTCCAAATTCACCTGTATTTTATAGCTACCTTATTGTGGAGGATACCGCTGCTACATTATTTGTGGATAACAACAAAGTATCTGAAGATGTTTTAGAGCACCTCGAAAAGGCTGGAGTAAAACTAAAACCATATGAAGCGATTTTGTCCGATGTTGAGAG aTTGGCAGAGAATGGTGCAAAGCTTTGGCTGGATTCTTCAAGTATAAATGCTGCCATAGTTAATGTGTTTAGATCAAGCTGTGAGAGATACgtgaaaaagagaggaaaagcaGGGAGACAAATTGGAAAAGAATCATCTCAAGGTGACCCAGCTACTGGAAGCTCTGGTGTTCAGAATGGAACTGTAAATGCTCTATACAAAGTTTCACCAGCCACCCTAGCCAAAGCAGTTAAGAATGAAGCAGAAGTTGAGGGTATGAAGAGTTCACACCTAAG AGATGCTGCTGCTTTAGCAGAATTCTGGTGCTGGCTAGAAGGGCAAGTTCGTGAAAGTGTACCACTTACAGAAGTGCAAGTTGCTGAAAAGCTTCTTGAATTTCGTCAAAAGCAAGATGGCTTTATAGATACAAGCTTTGACACTATCAGTG GTTATGGTGCAAATGGTGCTATAATACACTACAGACCAACTCCAGAGAGCTGCAGCTCTGTCGGAAGCGACAATCTCTTTCTGTTAGATAGTGGTGCTCAATATATTGATGGAACTACTGACATAACAAGGACTGTTCACTTTGGTGAGCCAACCCCAAGGCAAAAGGAATGCTTCACAAGGGTTTTGCAG GGACATATAGCTCTCGATCAGGCGGTATTTCCAGAGAGAACTCCTGGCTTTGTATTAGATGTTCTTGCACGCTCTTCTCTGTGGAAGATTGGGCTGGATTACAGACATG GCACAGGTCATGGAGTTGGAGCTGCACTAAATGTCCATGAGGGCCCTCAGAGCATAAGCTATCGATATGGAAATTTGACAGCTTTACAGAAGGGCATGATCGTAAGCAATGAGCCTGGTTATTACGAAGACAATTCCTTTGGCATTCGTATAGAG AATCTTCTTCTGGTCAAAGAGGTTAATTTGCCAAATTCGTTTGGTGGCGTCTCGTACCTTGGTTTTGAAAAATTAACTTTTGTTCCAATTCAG AGCAAGCTTGTTGATTTGTCCTTACTATCACCTTCGGAGATCAATTGGATCAATGAATACCATGACGAAGTCTGGGAAAAG acggacagttacatgttggacacggaaacctacATCTGCACTTATAtcgggacggaggtagtattcaCTAGGATGCGAATCGTCGACTGTTTCTTGGGAAGCAAAATTATTCCTCGTATACATCATTCCAAGATCATATGA
- the LOC4342685 gene encoding aminopeptidase P2 isoform X1: protein MAIEAARLSPSLAAAAILGRRGAPPAALPLRRALPLLLPPRRRRLCFLAAAGGDGRAVALPSSELRKRRGGASSSSSAAPGGGEDEKLRSLRRLLARPDVAIDAYIVPSQDAHQSEFIAECFMRRAYLTGFTGSAGTAVVTKDKAALWTDGRYFLQAEKELSHDWTLMRSGNQGVPTTSEWLNEVLPSGCRVGIDPFLFSFDAAEELKDAISEKNHELVLIKDLNLVDEIWGESRPEPPKEQTRVHGIKYAGVDVPSKLSFVRSQLAENGCNAVVISLLDEVAWLLNMRGSDVPNSPVFYSYLIVEDTAATLFVDNNKVSEDVLEHLEKAGVKLKPYEAILSDVERLAENGAKLWLDSSSINAAIVNVFRSSCERYVKKRGKAGRQIGKESSQGDPATGSSGVQNGTVNALYKVSPATLAKAVKNEAEVEGMKSSHLRDAAALAEFWCWLEGQVRESVPLTEVQVAEKLLEFRQKQDGFIDTSFDTISGYGANGAIIHYRPTPESCSSVGSDNLFLLDSGAQYIDGTTDITRTVHFGEPTPRQKECFTRVLQGHIALDQAVFPERTPGFVLDVLARSSLWKIGLDYRHGTGHGVGAALNVHEGPQSISYRYGNLTALQKGMIVSNEPGYYEDNSFGIRIENLLLVKEVNLPNSFGGVSYLGFEKLTFVPIQSKLVDLSLLSPSEINWINEYHDEVWEKTDSYMLDTETYICTYIGTEVVFTRMRIVDCFLGSKIIPRIHHSKII from the exons ATGGCGATCGAAGCCGCGCGCCTCTCcccgtccctcgccgccgccgccatcctcggccgccgcggcgctcctcccgccgccctccccctccgccgcgccctcccgctCCTgctccccccgcgccgccgccgcctctgcttcctcgccgccgcgggcggggacggccgcgccgtcgccctcccctCGTCGGAGCTCCGCAAGCGCCGGGGCGGCgcatcatcctcctcctccgctgctcCTGGTGGTGGTGAGGACGAGAAGCTCCgctcgctccgccgcctcctcgcgcggCCCGACGTCGCCATCGACGCCTACATCGTCCCCTCCCAGGACGCCCACCAG AGCGAGTTCATCGCAGAATGCTTCATGAGGCGTGCTTACCTGACTGGGTTCACTGGTAGTGCTGGTACGGCTGTGGTCACAAAAGATAAAGCTGCTCTCTGGACTGATGGCCGGTACTTTCTCCAG GCTGAGAAAGAACTGAGCCATGATTGGACACTCATGCGCAGTGGAAATCAAGGTGTTCCTACCACTAGCGAATGGTTGAACGAGGTGTTACCATCTGGTTGCCGAGTTGGCATTGACCCG TTTCTTTTCTCATTTGATGCAGCTGAAGAACTAAAAGATGCTATTTCCGAGAAGAACCATGAGTTAGTTTTGATCAAGGATTTGAATCTAGTTGATGAAATATGGGGAGAATCAAGGCCAGAGCCCCCAAAAGAACAAACTAGAGTGCATGGAATCAAATATGCTGGCGTTGACGTGCCATCAAAATTGTCCTTTGTTAGATCACAGCTTGCTGAAAATGGGTGTAATGCTGTGGTCATTTCGTTGCTTGATGAAGTTGCATGGTTGTTAAACATG AGAGGAAGTGATGTTCCAAATTCACCTGTATTTTATAGCTACCTTATTGTGGAGGATACCGCTGCTACATTATTTGTGGATAACAACAAAGTATCTGAAGATGTTTTAGAGCACCTCGAAAAGGCTGGAGTAAAACTAAAACCATATGAAGCGATTTTGTCCGATGTTGAGAG aTTGGCAGAGAATGGTGCAAAGCTTTGGCTGGATTCTTCAAGTATAAATGCTGCCATAGTTAATGTGTTTAGATCAAGCTGTGAGAGATACgtgaaaaagagaggaaaagcaGGGAGACAAATTGGAAAAGAATCATCTCAAGGTGACCCAGCTACTGGAAGCTCTGGTGTTCAGAATGGAACTGTAAATGCTCTATACAAAGTTTCACCAGCCACCCTAGCCAAAGCAGTTAAGAATGAAGCAGAAGTTGAGGGTATGAAGAGTTCACACCTAAG AGATGCTGCTGCTTTAGCAGAATTCTGGTGCTGGCTAGAAGGGCAAGTTCGTGAAAGTGTACCACTTACAGAAGTGCAAGTTGCTGAAAAGCTTCTTGAATTTCGTCAAAAGCAAGATGGCTTTATAGATACAAGCTTTGACACTATCAGTG GTTATGGTGCAAATGGTGCTATAATACACTACAGACCAACTCCAGAGAGCTGCAGCTCTGTCGGAAGCGACAATCTCTTTCTGTTAGATAGTGGTGCTCAATATATTGATGGAACTACTGACATAACAAGGACTGTTCACTTTGGTGAGCCAACCCCAAGGCAAAAGGAATGCTTCACAAGGGTTTTGCAG GGACATATAGCTCTCGATCAGGCGGTATTTCCAGAGAGAACTCCTGGCTTTGTATTAGATGTTCTTGCACGCTCTTCTCTGTGGAAGATTGGGCTGGATTACAGACATG GCACAGGTCATGGAGTTGGAGCTGCACTAAATGTCCATGAGGGCCCTCAGAGCATAAGCTATCGATATGGAAATTTGACAGCTTTACAGAAGGGCATGATCGTAAGCAATGAGCCTGGTTATTACGAAGACAATTCCTTTGGCATTCGTATAGAG AATCTTCTTCTGGTCAAAGAGGTTAATTTGCCAAATTCGTTTGGTGGCGTCTCGTACCTTGGTTTTGAAAAATTAACTTTTGTTCCAATTCAG AGCAAGCTTGTTGATTTGTCCTTACTATCACCTTCGGAGATCAATTGGATCAATGAATACCATGACGAAGTCTGGGAAAAG acggacagttacatgttggacacggaaacctacATCTGCACTTATAtcgggacggaggtagtattcaCTAGGATGCGAATCGTCGACTGTTTCTTGGGAAGCAAAATTATTCCTCGTATACATCATTCCAAGATCATATGA